The Anas acuta chromosome 2, bAnaAcu1.1, whole genome shotgun sequence genome contains a region encoding:
- the LOC137851549 gene encoding lymphocyte antigen 6E-like, which yields MKTVLVTLLAAVLCVEQAYPFMCYVCQEQESNKNCLTISMCAKEEKYCVTIRDNIGTKPNKPKYVISKMCSPTCPAASQQQNQASQRISCCEKPLCNVNGVSSKRSSYGVMSLGVLASITYIFVCGL from the exons ATGAAGACTGTTCTTGTCACCTTGCTGGCTGCTGTCCTGTGCGTGGAGCAAG CTTATCCGTTTATGTGCTATGTGTGCCAAGAGCAGGAGTCCAACAAGAACTGTTTGACCATTTCCATGTgtgcaaaggaagagaaatattgTGTGACTATACGTGACAACATTGGAACAA AGCCCAACAAGCCTAAGTATGTCATCTCTAAGATGTGCTCCCCAACGTGCCCAGCAGCAAGTCAGCAACAAAACCAAGCCTCTCAAAGGATTTCTTGCTGTGAGAAACCATTATGCAATGTGAATGGAGTCAGCAGCAAGCGAAGCAGCTACGGAGTGATGTCCCTGGGTGTCCTGGCCAGTATCACTTACATCTTTGTATGTGGACTGTGA